In Flavobacterium gelatinilyticum, a genomic segment contains:
- a CDS encoding HD domain-containing protein: protein MTHINKLKIFNDPIYGFISIPNELIYDLIQHPYFQRLRRISQMGLSYLVYPGANHTRFHHALGCMHLMQKAVETLRFKGVAISSDEECALYIAILLHDIGHGPFSHAMERSIVEDVNHEAISLLFMNKLNDEFDGKLSLAIQVFKGEYHRKFMLQLISSQLDMDRMDYLKRDSFYTGVAEGNVNSGRLIQMMNVVDDVLVIEEKGIYSVEKFLLSRRLMYWQAYLHKTSLVAELILMKVLKRAKELTLKGVKLPCSEPLLYFMQNKITLENFDTEKLDLFSQLDDFDIISALKSWQRHPDFILSTLSKMIINRDLLKIKLSAEKIPVEESQSLKEEFAEAHNISAVDAGYFIFRGKIKNQAYSKEAEPIRILKKDKTIEDVVEASDQLNLKSLSKLVTKYYICFPKQLI from the coding sequence GTGACTCATATTAATAAATTAAAAATATTCAACGACCCAATTTACGGGTTCATATCTATCCCCAATGAACTTATTTACGACCTGATCCAGCATCCTTATTTTCAGCGTTTACGCCGTATTTCGCAGATGGGATTGTCGTATTTGGTTTATCCGGGAGCCAATCACACGCGTTTTCATCATGCTCTGGGCTGTATGCATTTAATGCAAAAGGCAGTTGAAACGCTCCGTTTTAAAGGAGTTGCTATTTCCAGCGATGAAGAATGTGCTTTGTATATCGCTATTTTACTTCATGATATAGGACATGGACCGTTTTCGCATGCTATGGAAAGAAGTATTGTTGAAGATGTAAATCATGAGGCTATTTCCTTATTATTTATGAATAAGCTTAATGATGAGTTTGACGGAAAACTAAGCCTCGCCATTCAGGTTTTTAAAGGTGAATATCACAGGAAATTCATGCTGCAGTTGATTTCAAGTCAATTGGATATGGATAGAATGGATTATCTTAAAAGAGATAGTTTTTATACAGGAGTTGCTGAAGGAAATGTAAATTCCGGACGATTAATCCAGATGATGAATGTAGTAGATGATGTTTTAGTTATAGAAGAAAAAGGAATTTATTCTGTTGAAAAATTTCTGCTTTCCAGAAGATTAATGTACTGGCAGGCGTATCTGCACAAAACCAGCCTTGTAGCCGAATTAATTTTAATGAAAGTGCTTAAAAGAGCAAAAGAATTAACATTAAAAGGAGTGAAACTTCCGTGCAGTGAGCCATTGCTGTATTTCATGCAGAACAAAATTACGCTTGAGAATTTTGATACAGAAAAACTGGATTTATTTTCTCAATTAGACGATTTTGATATTATCAGCGCCTTAAAATCATGGCAGAGACATCCTGATTTTATTCTTTCTACTTTAAGTAAGATGATCATTAACAGGGATTTGCTAAAGATAAAATTAAGTGCAGAGAAAATCCCAGTGGAAGAATCACAGTCTTTAAAAGAAGAATTTGCAGAAGCCCATAATATATCGGCAGTAGATGCAGGATATTTCATTTTTAGAGGTAAAATTAAGAATCAGGCTTATAGTAAAGAAGCGGAACCTATACGAATTTTGAAAAAAGATAAAACAATTGAAGATGTTGTTGAAGCTTCTGACCAGTTGAATTTGAAATCGTTATCTAAATTAGTAACAAAATATTATATCTGTTTTCCAAAACAACTTATCTAA
- a CDS encoding PglZ domain-containing protein produces the protein MDKIKILWVDDEIDLLKPHILFLEKKNYSVTTSNNGLDAIALFEEENFDIVFLDENMPGMSGLETLSEMKEKKSAIPMIMITKSEEEYIMEEAIGSKIADYLIKPVNPNQILLSLKKNLDDSRLISEKTTLDYQKEFRKISMELAMVNSYEDWVELYKKLLFWELKLENINDQAMIEILESQKIEANSQFGKYIERNYEDWFAPKADKPIQSNTLFKELVVPEIKKKDKPILFVVIDNLRYDQWKSFETVVSNYYKLEKEVPYYSILPTATQYARNSIFSGLMPLEMEKQHPEYWKNDVEDGGKNLYEAEFLTAQLKRLGLNIKQDYFKITNYAGGKKLAENFKALKGNDLVTVVYNFVDMLSHAKTEMEVVKELASDDKAYRSLTLSWFKNSPLLELIQQAQLLGFKLILTTDHGTINVKNPSKVVGDKNTSLNLRYKTGRSLTYEQKDVYVVKEPKTIGLPAINMSSSFIFAKNDFFLAYVNNYNHYVSYYKNTYQHGGISLEEMIIPFLVFNPK, from the coding sequence ATGGATAAAATAAAAATACTTTGGGTCGATGACGAAATCGATCTTCTAAAGCCTCATATATTGTTTCTGGAGAAAAAAAACTACTCCGTAACTACCAGTAATAACGGTCTTGACGCCATTGCACTTTTTGAAGAAGAGAATTTTGATATTGTTTTTCTTGATGAAAATATGCCGGGAATGAGCGGACTGGAAACCTTATCGGAAATGAAAGAAAAAAAATCAGCCATTCCGATGATTATGATCACAAAAAGTGAGGAAGAATATATAATGGAGGAAGCAATTGGTTCTAAAATAGCCGATTATCTTATAAAACCTGTAAATCCAAACCAGATCCTGCTGAGTTTGAAGAAAAACCTGGACGATTCAAGATTAATTTCTGAAAAAACAACTTTAGATTATCAAAAGGAATTCAGAAAAATTTCGATGGAATTAGCAATGGTTAATTCTTATGAAGACTGGGTAGAATTATATAAAAAACTTCTTTTCTGGGAATTAAAACTGGAAAACATCAACGATCAGGCAATGATCGAAATTCTTGAATCTCAAAAAATTGAAGCCAATTCGCAGTTCGGGAAATATATAGAAAGAAATTACGAAGACTGGTTTGCGCCAAAAGCCGATAAACCGATTCAGTCTAATACTCTTTTTAAGGAATTGGTCGTTCCGGAAATCAAAAAGAAAGACAAACCAATTTTATTTGTTGTAATTGATAACCTTCGCTACGATCAGTGGAAATCTTTTGAAACTGTGGTTTCAAATTATTACAAACTCGAAAAGGAGGTTCCGTATTATTCAATTCTTCCAACCGCTACACAATATGCCAGAAACTCTATTTTCTCGGGTTTAATGCCTTTAGAAATGGAAAAACAACATCCGGAATACTGGAAAAATGATGTCGAAGACGGCGGAAAAAACCTGTACGAAGCTGAGTTTTTAACAGCACAATTAAAACGTCTCGGATTAAATATTAAGCAGGATTATTTTAAAATCACCAATTATGCCGGAGGAAAAAAACTGGCAGAAAATTTTAAAGCCTTAAAAGGAAACGATTTGGTAACAGTAGTGTACAACTTCGTAGATATGCTGTCGCACGCCAAAACAGAAATGGAAGTGGTTAAAGAATTGGCTTCTGATGATAAAGCATATCGTTCTTTAACCTTAAGCTGGTTCAAAAACTCTCCTTTATTAGAATTAATCCAGCAGGCACAACTTTTGGGCTTCAAATTGATTTTAACAACAGACCACGGAACAATTAATGTAAAAAATCCGTCGAAAGTTGTGGGAGATAAAAATACAAGCCTAAATTTGCGTTATAAAACAGGCCGTAGTTTAACGTACGAACAAAAAGATGTTTACGTGGTAAAAGAGCCTAAAACCATTGGTCTGCCAGCTATTAACATGAGCAGTTCGTTTATTTTTGCCAAAAATGATTTCTTTCTGGCTTACGTAAACAACTACAACCATTATGTTAGTTATTATAAAAACACATATCAGCATGGAGGTATTTCATTAGAAGAAATGATTATTCCGTTTTTGGTTTTTAATCCTAAATAA
- the tsaE gene encoding tRNA (adenosine(37)-N6)-threonylcarbamoyltransferase complex ATPase subunit type 1 TsaE — protein MNIVFSLDQIQETAEQIIASNPKKIILFNGEMGVGKTTLIKQLCKSLGVQDATSSPTFSLVNEYYTSNNQLVYHFDFYRLNKETEALDMGVDDYLYSGNWCFIEWSEKIANLIPEEHSTINIELLADGKRNLTLN, from the coding sequence ATGAATATCGTTTTTTCATTAGATCAAATTCAGGAAACCGCTGAGCAGATTATTGCTTCAAATCCTAAAAAAATAATCCTTTTTAACGGAGAAATGGGAGTTGGAAAAACCACCTTAATTAAGCAGTTATGCAAAAGTTTAGGAGTTCAGGATGCAACAAGCAGCCCTACTTTTTCTTTGGTAAATGAATATTACACTTCTAACAATCAGCTAGTGTATCACTTTGATTTTTACCGATTAAACAAAGAAACTGAAGCACTTGATATGGGTGTCGATGATTATTTGTATTCAGGAAACTGGTGTTTTATCGAATGGTCTGAAAAAATTGCAAATCTGATTCCCGAAGAACATTCTACCATAAACATTGAGTTATTGGCAGATGGGAAAAGAAACCTGACACTAAATTAA
- a CDS encoding DUF4262 domain-containing protein, which yields MSAENDHNCIDTDTLFENTKSNIEKYGLQVIIIEATDYLPSFAYSIGLWEKYNHPEIICFGLSNSLLHTLINNVAETVKENETIITGKNYSGIFMNGSAEFLNVHSDNISDYFGTAINYYKRNDFQALQLIWTDRNDKFPWEENFEEEFIHKQPLLDRNHTFKFREARNLAAFTTKQWLEGKPILTVFHDNEGDWIFLTDDDASAENLIIAALEQLILKDNSLNQLFNLDYGEEAERKFIGDEWTRSITEDTEEE from the coding sequence ATGTCAGCCGAAAACGATCACAATTGCATTGATACAGATACTCTGTTTGAAAACACGAAAAGTAATATTGAGAAGTACGGACTTCAGGTTATCATAATTGAAGCTACTGATTATTTACCTTCATTTGCCTATAGTATTGGGCTTTGGGAGAAATACAATCATCCCGAAATAATTTGTTTCGGATTATCAAATTCTCTTCTTCATACCTTAATAAATAATGTCGCGGAAACAGTTAAAGAAAACGAAACTATAATTACAGGTAAAAACTATTCAGGTATTTTTATGAATGGAAGTGCTGAATTTTTAAATGTTCATTCTGATAATATATCCGACTATTTCGGCACAGCAATAAATTATTACAAAAGAAATGATTTTCAAGCTCTTCAATTAATATGGACAGATCGAAATGACAAATTTCCATGGGAAGAAAATTTCGAAGAAGAATTTATACATAAGCAGCCCTTATTAGACAGAAATCATACGTTTAAATTTAGAGAAGCCAGGAACTTAGCCGCTTTCACAACAAAACAATGGCTGGAAGGAAAACCAATTCTAACCGTTTTTCATGACAATGAAGGTGATTGGATATTTTTAACTGATGATGATGCATCAGCTGAAAACCTCATAATTGCAGCACTTGAACAGTTAATCCTAAAAGACAATTCTTTAAATCAGCTTTTCAACCTTGATTATGGTGAAGAAGCCGAAAGAAAATTCATTGGAGATGAATGGACTAGAAGTATTACAGAAGATACTGAGGAAGAATAA
- a CDS encoding alanine dehydrogenase, with the protein MSITLTPFTKQQLIPQEEKLEVGRFKSELFIGIPKETSYQERRICLTPDAVNSLTYEGHRVMIESGAGESSSYTDKEYADAGAEITKDTKRVFSCPLLLKVEPPTLAEIEMISPETTIISAIQLKTKKKEYFEALAKKKITALAFEYIKDEDGSYPAVKSLSEIAGTASILIAAELMITDEFGKGLLFGNITGVPPTEVVIIGAGTVGEFAAKTALGLGANVKVFDNSITKLRRLQNNLSQRIFTSTIQQKGLLKALRRCDVAIGAMRGKERCPIVVTETMVEHMKKGAVIVDVSIDTGGCFETSEVTTHEKPTFIKSNVLHYCVPNIPSRYSKTASLSISNILTPYLHQIAEDGGLESAIRCNKGLKNGIYLYHGILTNKAIGDWFDLPDNDINLLVF; encoded by the coding sequence ATGTCAATTACTTTAACCCCGTTTACAAAACAACAATTAATACCACAAGAAGAAAAACTTGAGGTTGGTCGTTTTAAAAGTGAACTTTTCATCGGAATTCCAAAGGAAACCAGCTATCAGGAACGTCGTATCTGTCTGACTCCTGACGCCGTTAATTCACTTACGTATGAAGGACACCGGGTTATGATAGAATCCGGAGCAGGAGAAAGTTCCAGCTATACTGATAAAGAATATGCAGATGCGGGTGCCGAAATAACAAAAGATACTAAACGAGTTTTCAGTTGTCCGCTTCTCTTAAAAGTAGAACCGCCAACATTGGCCGAAATTGAAATGATAAGTCCTGAAACGACAATTATTTCAGCTATTCAGCTTAAAACCAAAAAGAAAGAATATTTTGAAGCTTTGGCAAAAAAGAAAATTACCGCCCTTGCTTTTGAATATATTAAAGATGAAGACGGATCCTATCCGGCCGTAAAATCTTTAAGCGAAATTGCCGGAACCGCATCTATCCTTATTGCAGCCGAATTAATGATTACAGACGAATTTGGAAAAGGACTTTTATTCGGGAACATTACCGGTGTCCCTCCTACCGAAGTCGTAATTATAGGTGCCGGAACAGTTGGCGAATTTGCAGCAAAAACGGCATTAGGGCTAGGTGCCAACGTAAAAGTTTTTGATAATTCAATTACCAAACTTCGTCGATTACAAAACAATTTAAGTCAAAGAATTTTCACATCAACTATTCAGCAAAAAGGCTTATTAAAAGCTTTAAGACGCTGTGATGTCGCTATTGGTGCGATGCGAGGTAAAGAGCGCTGCCCGATTGTAGTAACTGAAACCATGGTCGAGCACATGAAAAAAGGTGCTGTAATTGTAGATGTAAGCATTGATACCGGCGGATGTTTCGAAACTTCGGAAGTAACAACGCATGAAAAACCTACCTTTATAAAAAGCAATGTACTGCATTACTGTGTACCGAATATACCTTCCCGTTATTCTAAAACTGCTTCGCTATCAATCAGTAACATTTTAACACCTTACCTGCATCAGATAGCCGAAGATGGTGGTCTCGAAAGTGCCATCAGATGCAATAAAGGCCTTAAAAACGGGATTTATTTATATCATGGAATCTTAACAAACAAAGCTATCGGCGACTGGTTCGATTTACCGGACAACGATATTAATTTACTTGTATTCTAA
- a CDS encoding DUF4258 domain-containing protein: MKFVHRFAYYLIGLVMGCFFVALVFSGKDTRCNYFPNARVLNNLRTKPFQYSDKAIQTLNEKWVDTADIKSTLTYGDVDFDQSNVPFNKGKLYIIEGKTAKNQEIILKVVNYEKKAVLEEIIKK; encoded by the coding sequence ATGAAGTTCGTACACCGTTTTGCATATTATTTGATTGGATTAGTTATGGGATGCTTTTTTGTAGCCCTTGTATTTAGTGGTAAAGACACACGCTGCAATTATTTTCCAAACGCCAGAGTTTTAAATAATCTAAGAACAAAACCATTTCAATATTCCGATAAAGCCATTCAGACTTTAAATGAAAAATGGGTTGACACTGCCGATATCAAAAGCACATTAACATATGGTGATGTCGATTTTGACCAAAGCAATGTACCATTTAACAAAGGAAAACTCTATATTATAGAAGGAAAAACAGCAAAAAATCAGGAAATTATTCTAAAAGTAGTGAATTACGAAAAGAAAGCTGTTTTAGAAGAAATCATTAAAAAATAA
- a CDS encoding uracil-DNA glycosylase has protein sequence MDVKMHTSWKPVLNEEFEKPYFNELISFVKSEYTTKVCYPKGSQIFSAFDHCHFDQVKVVIIGQDPYHGPNQANGLCFSVNDGISFPPSLYNIFKEIETDLGKPLPTTGNLERWADQGVFLLNATLTVRQSEAGSHQGKGWEKFTDAVIKQISAEKENVVFLLWGGFAQKKAALIDASKHHILKSGHPSPLSANRGFWFGNKHFSQTNDFLKSKGLKEIEW, from the coding sequence ATGGACGTAAAAATGCATACTTCCTGGAAGCCGGTTTTGAATGAGGAATTTGAAAAACCATATTTTAACGAATTAATTTCTTTTGTAAAATCTGAATATACTACAAAGGTTTGTTATCCAAAAGGCAGTCAGATTTTTTCAGCTTTTGATCATTGTCATTTTGATCAGGTAAAAGTTGTTATTATTGGTCAGGATCCTTATCACGGTCCAAATCAGGCAAATGGTTTATGTTTTTCTGTAAACGATGGAATTTCATTTCCACCTTCTTTATATAATATTTTCAAAGAAATTGAAACCGATCTTGGCAAACCGCTGCCTACCACAGGAAATCTGGAACGCTGGGCAGATCAGGGTGTTTTTCTTTTAAATGCTACTTTAACCGTGAGACAGTCTGAAGCGGGAAGTCATCAGGGAAAAGGCTGGGAAAAATTTACAGATGCCGTTATCAAACAAATCTCTGCAGAAAAAGAAAATGTTGTTTTCTTGCTTTGGGGAGGTTTTGCCCAAAAGAAAGCAGCTTTAATTGACGCTTCGAAACATCATATCTTAAAATCCGGACATCCTTCGCCATTAAGTGCCAACAGAGGATTTTGGTTTGGAAACAAACATTTTAGTCAGACGAATGATTTTTTAAAATCAAAAGGATTAAAAGAAATTGAGTGGTAA
- a CDS encoding endonuclease MutS2, which yields MISITEKTLQDLQFPTVLETISDGCNTDIGKEKALQIKPFRDKEELMQSLLQTSEYVSSFQNNNAIPNHGFDAITHEIKFLAIEDSFLEVGSFRKIANLSSTTNVLLNFLKKFDDYYPNLNARASRVELTKDIITAIDAIVDKYGEIKDNASPALSGIRQNMNLVRGKVNQSFGVALTQYNSLGYLDDIKESFVQNRRVLAVLAMYRRKVKGSILGSSKTGSIAYIEPEATLKYSRELANLEYEEKEEITRILKNLSNVIRPYLPLLIEYQDFLSDIDVVAGKAKYANRINGILPTITEERRLFFREAYHPILYLNNKQKQEVTHPQTIELKQENRIIVISGPNAGGKTISLKTVGLLQLMLQSGILIPVHERSETFLFDRILTDIGDNQSIENHLSTYSYRLKNMNYFLKKCNHKTMFLIDEFGTGSDPELGGALAEIFLEEFYHREAFGIITTHYSNLKILANELPYATNANMMFDEKSLEPMYKLALGQAGSSFTFEVAQKNGIPFGLINRAKKKIEVGKVRFDKTIATLQKERSKLEKTSLNLKEEETRAREESKKMENINTKIQQKLESYQELYDSNQKIIYIGQKIDDIAEKYFNNKNKKELIGEFLKIVEIENSKRKKATPKEVKAKVEKQKEIIAEVQVKVEEIRKEKKEKKLKPVVEKPKPILKVGDRVRMLDGRSVGSIDSIEKNKATVNYGIFTSKVSLDELELVEAVKK from the coding sequence ATGATTAGTATTACCGAAAAAACATTACAAGACTTACAATTTCCAACCGTACTCGAAACCATTTCAGATGGTTGTAATACTGATATTGGAAAAGAAAAAGCTTTACAAATAAAACCTTTCAGAGATAAAGAAGAATTAATGCAGTCCCTGCTGCAGACATCAGAATATGTATCTTCTTTTCAAAATAATAACGCGATTCCAAATCACGGATTTGACGCCATAACGCATGAAATTAAGTTTCTTGCCATCGAAGACAGTTTTCTTGAAGTAGGAAGTTTTAGAAAAATTGCCAATCTTTCTTCAACAACCAATGTATTACTGAACTTCCTGAAAAAGTTTGATGATTATTATCCAAACTTAAATGCAAGAGCTTCGCGTGTCGAATTGACAAAAGATATCATCACCGCAATTGATGCAATCGTAGACAAATACGGAGAAATTAAAGACAATGCTTCTCCTGCTCTTTCCGGAATCCGCCAGAATATGAATTTGGTCCGTGGTAAAGTAAACCAAAGTTTTGGTGTGGCTTTAACACAGTACAACAGCTTAGGATATCTGGATGATATTAAAGAAAGTTTTGTACAAAACCGCCGCGTTTTGGCTGTTTTAGCCATGTATCGCCGTAAAGTAAAAGGCTCTATTTTAGGAAGTTCCAAAACCGGAAGTATTGCTTACATAGAACCCGAAGCTACTTTAAAATATTCCAGAGAATTAGCCAATCTTGAATATGAAGAAAAGGAAGAGATTACGAGAATTTTAAAAAATTTATCGAACGTAATTCGTCCGTACCTTCCTTTGTTAATTGAATATCAGGACTTTTTAAGCGATATAGACGTCGTGGCCGGGAAAGCCAAATATGCAAACCGCATTAACGGAATTCTGCCGACGATTACTGAGGAAAGAAGATTATTCTTTAGAGAAGCGTATCATCCTATTTTGTATTTAAACAATAAACAAAAACAGGAAGTTACACATCCGCAAACCATTGAGCTAAAACAAGAAAACAGAATTATTGTAATCTCAGGTCCAAATGCCGGAGGAAAAACAATTTCTTTAAAAACAGTTGGTTTGTTACAATTGATGCTGCAATCCGGAATTTTGATTCCGGTTCATGAAAGAAGTGAAACTTTCTTGTTTGACAGAATCTTAACAGATATTGGAGATAATCAATCTATTGAGAATCATTTAAGTACTTATAGCTACCGATTAAAAAACATGAATTACTTTTTAAAAAAATGTAATCATAAAACTATGTTTTTAATTGACGAGTTTGGTACTGGTTCTGACCCAGAATTAGGAGGAGCTTTGGCTGAAATTTTCTTAGAAGAATTTTATCATCGCGAAGCTTTCGGAATTATTACAACGCATTATTCTAATTTAAAAATTCTGGCAAACGAATTGCCTTATGCAACAAATGCGAATATGATGTTCGATGAAAAGTCATTAGAACCAATGTATAAACTAGCATTAGGTCAGGCCGGAAGTTCGTTTACATTTGAAGTTGCACAAAAAAACGGAATTCCGTTTGGGCTAATTAATCGTGCAAAAAAGAAAATCGAAGTTGGGAAAGTTCGTTTTGATAAAACCATTGCAACGCTTCAAAAAGAGAGATCAAAACTTGAAAAAACTTCATTGAATTTAAAAGAGGAAGAAACTAGAGCTCGTGAAGAAAGTAAAAAGATGGAAAACATCAATACCAAAATCCAACAAAAACTGGAAAGCTATCAGGAATTGTATGACAGCAACCAGAAGATTATATATATAGGACAAAAAATTGATGATATTGCTGAGAAGTATTTTAACAACAAAAACAAGAAAGAGCTGATTGGCGAATTTTTGAAAATTGTTGAGATCGAAAACTCAAAACGTAAAAAAGCAACTCCGAAAGAAGTAAAAGCAAAAGTTGAAAAACAAAAAGAAATTATTGCTGAAGTTCAGGTAAAAGTTGAAGAAATTCGAAAAGAGAAAAAAGAGAAAAAACTTAAACCAGTTGTTGAAAAACCAAAACCAATTTTAAAAGTTGGTGACCGCGTAAGAATGCTTGACGGAAGATCTGTTGGAAGTATCGATTCTATTGAAAAAAATAAAGCAACAGTTAATTATGGCATTTTTACTTCGAAAGTAAGTTTGGACGAATTGGAATTGGTTGAAGCAGTCAAAAAATAA
- a CDS encoding thiol-disulfide oxidoreductase DCC family protein codes for MEKHREIASFLAMTAKNKKIILFDEVCNLCSSAVQFIINHDKKDIFRFVALQSDLGTSICKHLGISFSKMDSIILYDPGTAYFYKSSAILEIAKNFGGIWKLTPVFRIVPIFISDRIYDYVAKNRYNWYGKKESCMIPTPELKAKFL; via the coding sequence ATGGAAAAACATCGTGAGATTGCTTCATTCCTCGCAATGACTGCAAAAAACAAAAAAATAATCCTTTTTGACGAAGTTTGTAATCTCTGCAGCTCTGCTGTACAGTTTATTATCAATCACGACAAAAAAGATATTTTTAGATTCGTCGCATTGCAATCTGATTTAGGGACTTCAATTTGTAAACATCTAGGAATCAGTTTTTCTAAAATGGATAGTATTATTTTATATGATCCCGGAACAGCATATTTCTATAAGTCTTCTGCAATTCTGGAAATCGCTAAAAACTTTGGAGGTATTTGGAAATTGACTCCTGTTTTTAGAATTGTACCAATTTTTATAAGTGACAGAATTTATGATTATGTTGCAAAAAACAGATACAATTGGTACGGCAAAAAAGAAAGCTGTATGATACCAACTCCGGAATTGAAAGCTAAGTTTTTGTAA
- the ettA gene encoding energy-dependent translational throttle protein EttA produces the protein MSDDKKVIFSMQKLSKTYQGADKPVLKNIYLSFFYGAKIGILGLNGSGKSSLLKIIAGVDKNYQGDVVFQPGYTVGYLEQEPILDDSKTVIEIVREGAAETMAVLEEYNQINDLFGLPEYYEDQDKMDKLMDRQAALQDKIDALGAWEIDTKLEIAMDALRTPEGDTPIKNLSGGERRRVALCRLLLQQPDVLLLDEPTNHLDAESVLWLEQHLAQYSGTVIAVTHDRYFLDNVAGWILELDRGEGIPWKGNYSSWLDQKSNRLAQEEKVASKRRKTLERELEWVRQGAKGRQTKQKARLQNYDKLLNEDQKQLDEKLEIYIPNGPRLGTNVIEAKNVAKAFGDKLLYDNLNFTLPQAGIVGIIGPNGAGKSTIFKMIMGEQATDSGEFSVGDTVKIAYVDQSHSNIDPNKSIWENFADGQELIMMGGKQVNSRAYLSRFNFGGGEQNKKVSMLSGGERNRLHLAMTLKEEGNVLLLDEPTNDLDVNTLRALEEGLENFAGCAVIISHDRWFLDRICTHILAFEGDSEVYFFEGSFSDYEENKKKRLGGDLTPKRLKYRKLIR, from the coding sequence ATGTCAGACGATAAGAAAGTAATTTTCTCAATGCAGAAATTGAGTAAAACCTATCAGGGAGCAGACAAGCCGGTACTTAAGAATATTTACCTTAGTTTCTTTTACGGTGCTAAGATTGGTATTTTGGGTCTTAACGGTTCAGGAAAGTCTTCTCTTTTAAAAATTATTGCAGGTGTAGATAAAAACTATCAGGGAGATGTGGTATTCCAACCGGGATATACAGTTGGATATTTAGAGCAGGAACCAATTCTTGATGATTCTAAAACAGTTATCGAAATAGTTCGTGAAGGCGCGGCAGAAACTATGGCGGTTTTAGAAGAGTACAATCAGATTAATGATTTATTTGGTCTTCCGGAATATTATGAGGATCAGGATAAAATGGATAAATTGATGGATCGCCAGGCCGCTTTACAAGACAAAATTGATGCTCTTGGTGCTTGGGAAATCGATACAAAATTAGAAATCGCAATGGATGCGCTGCGTACACCGGAAGGAGATACGCCAATTAAAAACCTTTCAGGAGGTGAGCGTCGTCGTGTAGCTTTATGCCGTTTGTTATTGCAGCAGCCGGATGTATTGCTTCTGGATGAGCCTACCAACCACCTTGATGCTGAGTCTGTACTTTGGTTAGAGCAGCATTTAGCACAATATTCAGGAACTGTAATTGCTGTAACGCACGACCGTTATTTCTTGGATAATGTAGCAGGCTGGATTCTTGAGTTGGATAGAGGAGAAGGTATTCCGTGGAAAGGAAATTATTCTTCTTGGTTAGATCAAAAATCAAACCGTCTGGCTCAGGAAGAAAAAGTAGCTTCTAAACGAAGAAAAACTTTAGAGCGTGAGTTAGAATGGGTTCGTCAGGGAGCTAAAGGCCGTCAGACAAAACAAAAAGCCCGTTTACAGAACTACGACAAATTATTGAATGAAGATCAAAAACAATTAGACGAGAAGTTAGAAATCTACATTCCGAATGGACCTCGTTTAGGAACAAATGTTATCGAAGCAAAAAATGTTGCGAAAGCATTTGGTGATAAATTATTATATGATAACCTGAACTTTACGCTGCCACAAGCTGGAATTGTTGGAATTATTGGACCAAATGGTGCCGGTAAATCGACTATTTTTAAAATGATTATGGGCGAACAGGCTACAGACAGCGGTGAATTTTCTGTTGGAGATACTGTAAAAATCGCTTACGTAGATCAGTCACACTCTAATATTGATCCAAATAAATCTATTTGGGAAAACTTTGCAGACGGTCAGGAATTGATTATGATGGGAGGAAAGCAGGTAAACTCTAGAGCTTACTTATCACGTTTCAATTTTGGAGGAGGTGAGCAGAACAAAAAAGTGTCAATGCTTTCTGGTGGAGAACGTAACCGTTTACACTTAGCGATGACATTAAAAGAAGAAGGAAACGTACTTTTACTGGATGAGCCTACGAATGACCTTGACGTAAATACACTTCGAGCTCTTGAAGAAGGTTTGGAAAATTTTGCAGGTTGTGCTGTTATCATTTCTCATGACAGATGGTTCTTAGACAGAATTTGTACTCACATCCTTGCTTTCGAAGGAGATTCTGAAGTGTACTTCTTCGAAGGAAGTTTCTCTGATTATGAAGAAAACAAAAAGAAACGTCTTGGTGGAGATTTAACTCCAAAACGTTTGAAATACAGAAAATTGATTAGATAA
- a CDS encoding CAL67264 family membrane protein encodes MGMNKNTVLGWATLVMVLMGLLLIGLGAFRYRDVSGWGFAAAGVGFFANAWVFNALKGRV; translated from the coding sequence ATGGGAATGAATAAAAATACCGTTTTAGGATGGGCCACTTTGGTTATGGTACTAATGGGATTACTGCTTATAGGTCTTGGAGCTTTCAGATACAGAGATGTTTCGGGCTGGGGATTTGCAGCAGCAGGTGTAGGTTTTTTTGCTAACGCATGGGTTTTTAATGCTTTGAAAGGAAGAGTGTAA